The DNA sequence TCCACTCCCCTCAATCAATCAGTTACATCAAAAAACGTGAGGGACATTAGAACCACGCACGTGCATTTAATTCTGTCTCTCTCATACTCACACCACCATTTACCATCATTAACTGTTTAATAAAGCAATTTGAACTGGGGACTACAAGGCCTAACCCAATTGGCCGAGTTACTCGCTCAATAACCGACTTATGTTTCATTAataagctcaacctgcttcattaaataCATTCCCAagctaagcttgggggctatgatccaACCGCTACAAATATCAAGTCATAACTCGGCATTATGAGTCATAATAACTCGGAAAAATGCAGCATAGTTCGGTGTTACGCGTTACAACTGAGCTCAACGTCCTACATCCTAGAATCAAAACGTCCGACCAGACATCATCACTCATTAAACCTTATTATTACTCTTCAATTCAGAAAATAAAGCAGAAATATAACCGACCTATTTCATTCCACTTATAAAAAGGTATGATCTTCTATCCTAAAGaacacattgaattctcaatactaacttaagtttcggagtgcctttgcaggtacactatcccctttttctttgttcatacTCTGCACGATTGGACATCTCTCTAGGCGGAAAGCTCGGACTATCCCAAGGCTCATAGATCGACACTGAAGATAACAACTCGACGTCGACCCTCAGTAGCCAAGCTCCCCTCCAGGTATCCACACAGGAACAAgaccaaaatttcttttttggtCTCAAACATGAACATTAGTCATGCACTAATATGTATCCTCATAATtaaattattgtttttttatttaaataaaataaattaatcagTATGTGTTTTCGCTTTTAGCGCAAACTAAACCATAATGGCTATAAATAGCACATTTTTTGTTAGTGATTTCCACACAACTTCATTTGCCAAATTCACCATTTGAGTGATGAGAAGGACATTAGAGCAACCGCGGAGAAATTAAGAAGTTGatgaaaagaggaaaagaagactAGGAAAAAATGTCATGTAGTAACGACATTAAtcaactaaatatttttttttgaattaaagggAGCTCAACACAACAGGGTGGAGCAGTGAAAAGGTGCTACAAAGATCATGAATAATCTAGATACTAAACAACCCCTAGTCATTTTTGGCAAGGCCATCAACAACCACAGGACTCTCCACCAATCCATTCCTCAGCAAACTCAAACGACTTATTTATAATTACCAGCACACCTGAAGCATGATTTCGGAATAGCCTGCCATTCCTTTCTAGCCAGATTGTCCAAACAACAGCAAAGAACCCAATGAACCACCACTTTCTATCAACCTTCCTTGCTACTGAGGTCGTCCAGCTTTCAAAGTGGGCCTTTAGAGTACCTGGCAAGCACCGACTCTTTCCAAAGGCAAAtagccaagcacaccacacctgccatgtaaTCTCACAACCAAGAAACAGATGAAAGGCAATTTCCTCAGACTTACAACATAGCACACACAAAGTGTCATTCTGATCAATAACATGTAGTCTACCCAGCCGGTCCTTAGTATTCACCATTCCGATCAACACAAACCAGGACAAGAGCTCAATCCTCGGGGGGACGAACCCTTTCCAAACAGCACTCGTGAAGCTATAACTTGTGACTTCCTCCAGTAGAACTTCCTCATACAGCGCCTGGGCAAAGGACTTAGTTGAATAAACACCTGTTTTATCAAATTTCTACACCACGCTATCCTCTCTCTCAGCTGTGGGCTTGATTGTGTGTAAGGTCTCATGAAGTTAGTTAACTAAATTcaactcccattggaacaacTCCCTCCTCCACTAAAAGCTCCAAATCTagtctaacccatcccaaaacccacaatcccctaccACTGAACCGTTAAAGGTTGAAACCGAGTAGAGCCTAGGAAACATATCTTTCAATACCCCATTAGGTAGCCAGCTATCCTCCCAAAATCGGATTGTTCTGCCACTCCCGAGGTCCATCAACAACCCGCTAATCATCTTTTCTCTCAACTGCGGTTCGCGGATATGTAGCTGACAGATATCCTTCCAAGGACCCCCTCTTTTGGGGACAGGCTGGTCGCGCAGCATCACAGCAGGATCCATGTGGGTACAAGAGCAAACCACTTTCTTCCATAAGGGACATTCTTCCTTTGagaacctccaccaccacttaaacaacaaTGCTGTATTTCGAATAACTGCATCACCAACTCCCAATCCGCCTGCCTTCTTTGGAGTCATTACTACTTTCCACTTCACGAGTGGTAATCCTTGCCTCCCCTCCTCCGTACTCCACAAGAACTGGCGTTGTAATGAAATCAACTTCTCTGCCACTGTCTTCGGCATCCTGTACAAGCTGAGGTAGTAAATAGGTAGGCTACTTAGAATCGACTTAATGAGGACCAGCTTGCCTGCTTTGTTGAGGGTCTTAACTTTTTATAAGCTCAGCTTTTCTTCGACCTTGTCAATCACTGGTTTCCATGTCCTAACCAGTCTCAGATTTGCTCCCAGGGGAATGCCCAGATATCTAATTGGTAATGAAGCCTCCGTATAACCCAATAATAGACACATTCTACGGGTCCACAGCCTATCACAATTTACCGGAATGATGTTAGACTTCTGAAAATTGATTCTCAATGCAGACATCAGTTCAAAGCACCGAAGCAATCGCTGATAATTTCTGATGGTCTCCTCATCAGGTGGGCAGAAGAGAATAGTATCATCCACAAACTGCAAGTGAGATAGCTCAATGTTATCCTTACCAACCAGTAGTGGATAGATACGGCCGTTCCTGACTGCCTCTCCAATCATCCTATGAAGAACATCAACAACTAGAACAAACAGGAATGGAGATAGCGGGTCTCCTTATCGCAAATCCCTTTCCATTTTGAACGGCTTCGAAGGTGATCCATTGACAAGTACCGACATAGAAGTAGAGCAGACACACTCCTTAATCCAGCCTCTCAATCTCTGACCAAAACCCATCTTCTGTAAAACAATATCCACAAAGCCCCACTTGactctatcataagccttttGGAAATCTAGCTTTATTATCGCGGAGTTCTTTTTCTATGCCTTCAGCCAATGCACGGTTTCACAGGTGATCAAAGTCCCATCGTGTATTTTTCTACCCTTCACCAAAGCGCTCTGAGTCTCTCCTACCAGACCCGGCATTACCCGCCGCATCCTCCAAACCAAAACCTTAGAAATGACCTTATAGACACAACCCACCATACTAATCCGCCGAAGATCCTTTATTTCTTTGGCTCCAGTAAACTTTGGCGCCAGCGCTACCCAAGTGACGTTCGATTCGCTAGGAAGCTTTGCTGACTAGAAGAACCCTTTCACAGCGCCAGGAACTCTCCACCTAATTCTTCCCAACACTTctttataaaattcatattataCCCATCACTGCCTGGTGCCTTTGTTGACTCACAATCCCAAACTGCCTCCTTTATTTCTTCAGTAGTTGGCATCAGCTCTACCTCTGTTGCCTCTTCCGGAAGAATTTGCTTTACCAACCCATCCCTGAACCCAATAATCGGCAAAGGCTCCTGGTGGTATAGCTCCTTATAGAAGTCTCGGATAGCAATCTTGATTCTTGCTTGATTCCTGACCAACCTCCCATTTACCAGTAAGGGATCAATCTGATTGGACCTTCTTCGCGCTGAGGCTAAATTGTGAAAATAGCGGGTATTTTTGTCCATCTCCTTCACATGCTGAGATCttgacatctgcttccaatgtagCTCCTTTCTTATATACCACCTTCTACAGAAGCTCACAAGCgcctttctccttgcttcaataGTCCCATCAGCCACTCCAGTACCAACCATGTCATCCATTTTCTTTATTTCATCTTCAAACTGTGTGATCCTTGTGTC is a window from the Arachis hypogaea cultivar Tifrunner chromosome 17, arahy.Tifrunner.gnm2.J5K5, whole genome shotgun sequence genome containing:
- the LOC112762806 gene encoding uncharacterized protein translates to MVKEECRSLGEVQFMDKLKALAMPLGRWHKEHFGGIDTRITQFEDEIKKMDDMVGTGVADGTIEARRKALVSFCRRWYIRKELHWKQMSRSQHVKEMDKNTRYFHNLASARRRSNQIDPLLVNGRLVRNQARIKIAIRDFYKELYHQEPLPIIGFRDGLVKQILPEEATEVELMPTTEEIKEAVWDCESTKAPGSDGYNMNFIKKCWEELGGEFLAL